Sequence from the Opisthocomus hoazin isolate bOpiHoa1 chromosome 7, bOpiHoa1.hap1, whole genome shotgun sequence genome:
GTCAAACTCTCCTCGTCAGACCACTTCCCTTCCCGGCTGTCAGAACACTGCCAAGTATCAAGAACTTCTTTAGAAGCACAATGCCAAGTCCCGCAGAGAAGCGTTCTGTCAGAGCGTTTTACCCACTGGCACGGTATAAAGCACGCCCATAAGACCACGCTTTGCTTCCAGTGTACCTGTGTCGCCTGACAGTTTTGTGTAGCCTGTGGGGTAGCGCACGAGCCAGACTTTTAACGGAGccctttaaaaaaaggcagatcTTCTCCAGCCAGCCCACAGATGGCTGCGGACAGCTGTGATAACAAAAACCGCTTTTAGTTCCGCTGATGAGATTTTAAACAAGAGTCCAACAACGACCcccaaaaaaggcaaagaaaaaaccccaaagcgcTGCCGTTCGGGCAGGTCGCCTGGACACCGCCTGAAATCGCGGCCAGGTaacactccccccacccccctcctcctccgAGCCGAGGCCGAAGCCGGCAGCCCAGCAGAGCGgcgcccggctgcggggctgcggccggccaGGTAGAAGCAGCCGCTCCGGGGCCGCCCGTCCGCCCGCCCGAAGGGAAGCCCCGGCCGGAGGGCCCGGAAAGCCCCCGCTCCCGGTGAGAcccggcccgcggccgccgcccgcccccgcctcaccggccgcgccgccccgcagccgctcgGGGACGCCCCGCAGGTCTCCGTGCAGCCCCCGGAAGATCTCGTGCAGCCGCTCCAGGTGCTCCGACGACGCGGAGCCGCGGGCCGCCATGGCGGACAGCCGACCCCCGCCCTCTCAGCTGCGCTCCCTCGCCAGGCACTTCCGCCAtcggcggcggtgcggggcctCCCGCCGCGCAGCCGGGCGCCCCGAGCGCCGCCGGATCGCGAAGCCCCCCCGCggtggcggtggcggcggcgggcagcccgccAAGGCCTGCTCCCCGGTGGGAGCGGCCGCCTCACGCCTTACACCCGCCGGTCGCCGGCGCCGAGGTGCGTCAGGCAGTggccggggctgccgctgggGGAGGCCTCACGGCGCGCACTGCCTGGGAGTTGTAGTCTCCGGGGCGGAcggggccgggaggggacacCGCGCAGTGCCCCGGGGCTTTCACGTCTGGTGCTCTGCGGTGACGGGGGGAGGGAGCACCGCTGAGCCCGCCACCGCGGGCTTGCGCGTACGTACGCGCCACTTGGTACGTTCTGCTGGAGTGAACCGCATAAGCTCCGGCGTGAGGTGATGAAAACGTGGTCTGGATGTGCTTCAGACGGCCGCTCGGCTCTCCGTCCGGTATTCTCGGCGTGTGGGTTGGACAGGGTAACTACaccggcagcggcgggcggctgcgggtcgcccgggcgggcgggcgggggccgtgccgggctgggcggggccggggcggaggcggggcctggtggggcaggggcggggccgggccgcggcagGCGGCAGTAGTGCGGCGGAGCGGGCGGCAGCGATGCTCGGGTACTGGGGAGCGGCGCTGGGGGCCGCCGTCTCGGTCTCCGTTCTCCTTCTCGTGGCAGCGCCCTACGTCAGGTGCGTCCCACCGAGCGCGGCCCGCGCCTTTCACGTGTGGGCGAgtagcggcgcggcgggggcgggcgggcggaggtggcgcgcgccgcgccgcgcctcgCCTCGCGGCGGTGAGGCGTGCCTGTCGGCTTGCTTGGCGGGAGTACCAGTAAGCGGATTCCTTTCCCTGGCGGCCGCCGGGGCAGGGCGTTACCCACGGCTCCCCAGCTCCCGCGCTGGGCGCTCCCGGGGCTCGGCTCGGGCCTGGCGCCGTCGCGGCTCGGTGGCCTCCCGCCGTCTCCGGCCGCCCGGGACTCGCCCTGGTGTCTGTCCCGGCCCCGGGAACCGGCAGGGCTCGGGGAGAGGCGCCCGGGGGGCGGGCTCCGCCTTCCCCTCACGGTGCCGCGGCGGAGCCCATTGGCCAAGTTGGCGGCGGCAGCCAATGGGAGCCGTGGCTCCACAGGATGcaagggcggggcggggccccggggccgggtCCCGCTGGACTTTGtgaagccggggggggggaggggggggctgtggAGGGCTGCCCTCCGGCCTCGCCTCGccccgccagcgccgccgcccTCTCTCGCAGGAGGTTCGTCGCCGGAGGACGGTGTCCGTCGGCCGCCAGGCTGGAGGGGAAGGCGGTGGTGATCACGGGAGCCAACACGGGCATCGGGAAGGAGACGGCCAGAGACCTGGCGCGGAGAGGCGAGTCCCCggcccgccgcggcgggcggagGGAGGGTGGCTCGCCTTTACGCGTGGCTTGCGTTCCAGAGTTCAGACGGGCCCCGGTGTtgctcctccagaggctgaggtgcAAGGCCCCCGTTCCTCAGCTGGTTTCGTTGCTTGAACTCTGATAACGTGCTGTGTGACGTGGGGGTGCTCCGCGCTGCAGCCGCTCGGAGAGGGCTGGGGAAGCTCCTGGTGTCGCTGGGTTCTGCTTGTATGAAGCTGGGAAATGCCGTCGGTCCACTGCTGTGTGCTGTAGTTACTCATCTTTCAAGCTAATTTGGTTTGCATGCTTTTTGGGTAGTTGGTAAAGAGACCTATTCACAATCCGTTTAGAAATTCCTGTGGCTGGAATCCAGGTGTCCTCATGTGCTGCTGGCTTAACATTCCCGTTACCGGGGTAGATGTAACCCTGTCGTACCGGTGTTGTGGTACACACTCCTGACCTGGGAGAACCTGGACAGGGGCACTGCTGATGTGCACGCTCCTGGTCTGaaaacagctttgttttcagaCAGCACCATAGTAGGAAAGGAGGATATGCACCTCCTCATTGTGGTAGGAAAGGCTTTGTCCCTCCCAGCTGCTCTCCTGACTGATGCCAGTTCCCTAAAGAAACACTACATTGTTTGTAAGCACTGTGTGTAGTCAGCCTGCTTGTCATAGCCTTGGTCATCCAGTGTGCTCCAGTGATCTCAGCATCTgttcctgcttttttccccccttgcagGTGCGAGGGTGATTCTCGCTTGCAGAGACATAGCGAAGGCAGAAGCTGCAGCCAGTGAAATCCGAGCTGAGACAGGGAACCAGGAGGTCATTGTGAAAAAACTGGACTTAGCTGATACGAAGTCCATCCGGGAGTTTGCTGAGAAATTTCTAGCAGGTACAATCTCTAGATCCTTCTTTTCAATGAGAATATTTTACCAAGGACTGCCCTCTGCTCTTCTAGCAAACACCACATCCCTGACCCACATATCTCTGTACCATGTCGGGTACTGTGGTTCACAGCAGGGGCTTGCCAGAGGCCATCAGCCAGTTTGTGGTAGGAGACTTATCCTTATTTTATTGAGGCGATGCGGCTGCAACTCAGACAGGCGTGGTTTTTTTTGGCTGACTTGTACCACCTTCATGTCTGTTTTTGGTCTCTGTTTCCCTGTTTAAGGATGTCTGTTGTTTCTTGCAGAGGAGAAGGAACTCCATGTTCTCATTAATAACGCTGGGGTAATGTTTTGCCCTTACTCCAAGACTGCTGATGGCTTTGAGATGCACTTGGGAGTCAATCATCTTGGTAAGGCCAGTAGAGTCATGTTTGCATTCAATTTCTGTGGCAAAATGCCAGAGGAAAGTCCTGCTTTTGGACTTTCTCTTCCTCATTGTTCCTTCTTCCGGAAGGATGGATGGGAACTCCAGAGTTAGAGTTCTGGAGATGCAATGCAATGTATTTGCTTATCATGGACCCATTTTAAGTGTCTATACCTGTTACCTGGGAGATTTGAAATGTATGACAGCTCCAACTTTTTGAAGCTGAGGAGCAGAACTTAATGGCCCCCAAAAAGTTTAGCTGTTGATTCGGGGGGGGGTCTTCTTTTCCCTGGGTTTGAAATGAGGGTAGCGGTAAGATGTAACGTGTAATAGTATGTTGTAAGTACTCTGAAATCCCAGCAGGTGAACCCTCCAGAGAAGGATGACATCTCCTCTCACCCCTAGGTCATTTTCTCTTGACCTTTCTGTTGCTGGAGCGTCTGAAGCAGTCTGCCCCAGCCCGTATAGTGAACGTGTCCTCACTGGCTCATCATGGAGGCCGAATCCGCTTCCATGATCTCCACGGTGAGAAGTGCTACAATGGCGGCCTCGCCTACTGTCACAGCAAATTGGCTAACGTGCTCTTCACCCGGGAGCTGGCAAGGCGGCTGCAAGGCAAGTCCCAGAGGAGGGCGGGGTGGTTTTCTGCTTGGCTTTTGAGCACCACGGATGAGGAGAATGGATTGAAGAAAGGCCTGGAAATTGGCTGTGCAGAAATGAAATGGTTTGAAGCTAAGGTCACTGACAGCTCTTTGCAGGAAGTAAATACCTCCTGGCTGTGGAACCAGGAGACTTAAAACACTAATTGTCTTTACAACAACAGGGCAGAGGAGTTTAGTAGCTTGGCACAGTTGaacatgtttcatttttctttggcaCTAGTCAAAAAGTAGCGGCATCCACGCAGACAATTGTGGTATGTGCGTGGAAGCTGAAAAATCAGAAGGAGCTGAACTACAATTGCAGTCTCCAGTAGAAAAGCTAATGCATATTCGGCTGCCTTAAATGTTGATGGCCTGTAGAACAGAAGCATAGGACTAGACAGTACCTCTTAAGTCACAACATCTGTCACAGCCATGTCATACAGTCCTTTTCATAAACTTaagtaatatttattttactaaGACAGAAGCAGTGTCTTCTCTAGGAAATTAGCATTACAGCAAATCAAAAGAAGCTGGTGTTCTCAAAAGCGTGATGGAAACCGCTGCTGTTTTAGCACCCAGGCCCTCTAGCACATTGTTTTGCAGAAGGCGTGTAGTGACTGCAGTGTTTGGAAGGGAGCGGGGGGTGCTCCAGCAAGCAGTAACTATGGAGGATTTCACTTACTCTCCCTGTGTCCATGCCTGGACTCCTCCTTTAAGTTGTAGAATATCTGCAGGTAGAATTGAGGAGTATATTACCCTTTTTATTTGAAAGCAGTTTGATGTATGTAGATTTTTCCTGGACTACTTTCTTTTGCCATAGGCACTAAAGTTACAGCAAATGCTCTCCATCCTGGTTCTGTCCAATCTGAGCTGGTCCGGCACTCATTTGTAATGACGTGGCTGTGGAAgatgttttcattcttcttgAAGACTCCTTGGGAAGGAGCTCAGACCAGCATCTACTGTGCAGTAGCAGAGGAGCTAGAGTCTGTGACAGGACAGTATTTCAGGTGGGTGCAAGCCGATGGAGTGATACACTGTGGAAGGCAACCTTCTTGGCTGGGGCAAAGGAGACTTACTGTTGCTCTTCACTAGGAAGGGACCGGGCAAGAGGCTGGGTGATAAGATTGAGGGTGACAAATACTTGAGCATTACCATTACCCCTTCCAGGTCTGGTGCAGTGGATATCGTGTTAGAAGAAATCCCTGACCTGTGCAACACTTCACACAATAGCAGGTCCTTTGATGCTATATACTATACTTTGTATTCAAAGTGCAGGGATGGCTGTCACATGCTCAGAGCTCTAATCCTGATCTGCCTGAGACCTGGGCAAATCACTGTTTAGTAGAGCTGTTTAGTTAATGAGGTCACTCAAGTCAATCCTGGGAAGGCCACTTTGGTTCTTGTTGTAGTTTCACCccgctggagcaggaggagactGTGCTCCTGGGGAGCTGGGAGGCCTGATGGTGCTGCAGAGCTAGGACGTGAGATTTTTCAGGACTGGCATGTGACCAAATAACTTGATTCTCCAGTGTGACAGACCCACCAGCTGGGAGGGACTCCTGCTGGGATGCTTACTGCTCTGTCCTGCAGACTGCCTTTCGTAGCTCCCATTACAAACCCTGTTGTTTCTTGACTTCGTTGACTTACTCCAGGACCCTGCATAGTTGTGCCTTTCCCCCTCACCAAAACTACAGCCCAGAGCAGTTCCAAGTCATCATCATCCTACAACAGATTCATGCAGATCTGTCCATCACCTTCCCATTGGGTGTACAGCAGTGTAACCATACTTTTTTGGGGGAAATGAATGTGAAAATTTATCATCatgttcccccctccccccccgccccgatacTGTTGGAGCCTTTGcgtctctgcagagctttcctcttGTGACACGTGACCAGATTAGTCTCTGTAATGACTTTGTCTGATCGGCACTTGGGAGTTTGTACCATCTTAATCAGACTTGCATATATAAATAGATGTCTTAATCTTCCCTGGATGCCTGTCTGTGCCAGGATAGAAATGGAGCATTTATGTGCTGGAGTGCAGAAAACTTTGGTGGATTTTAAACTCATAAAATAAAGGAGTTTTGGACGTGGTGGGAAATTAATAGGTTCAGCAGTAATTCCCAATTTACACTGGCCTAGCCTAAAATCCTTCTCGCTTTCCAGACAATAGAATAAAAGCACAAGTGTAGACATTAAGAAAAGAATTTGCATGCTGCAGCAAGACAGGCGCAGTCCACCCGAGTCATTTCAAGAACATCAGAGACACTGCAACTTGGAGCTCTTAACTCTAGGCTGGATCAAAACCTTACGAGCTGTGGTTTCCTCTGTTCTCTTAAGCTCCCATGCTCTTGCAGCATCTAGCATTACAGATGAGAACACAGGATCTCGATTCCAGACAGAGTGCTGTCTGACTGCAGGAGCTGAGAAGAAAGGAGCCACAGTTCAGAGGGTAATGGCAAAGAGGATACCCGTGCATGGTTATTAGTGTTACTGTTATTCTGGGGCAGCTTTGCCTTTCATGCAGCAGCAATATAGAGGGATGGATAGGATGGGATAAATAGCTTACaatgcagggctgttggagtggCTTTTTTGTAGTGTTTGCTAGAAAAGGTGCTCCTGAAGAAGCCTGGTTTGTATTCATAGCCCTTTTTAGTGGTATTAATGAGAATGTACACTGAAGAGTGTATAATAGagcatatatatatttctttaagaGTCAGACGACAATAGACTTGCTTGCCAATTCTTGGTGCCATTGGGAGACACTCTTCTCTACCTAGTTggaaagaaagctttttcaaGGTGGCTTAACACCAGCCCTTGCTCATTTGCTGGATAGCCTCCCACCCTTCTTGAGGTGCTCTGGAAATTAAGCTGATAGAAAGCAACTCCCTTATCTTAACACAGACATTTCAGTGTGTTAATGCAGATGGAGGTCTttgacttaaaaaaatgaaaataaaaaatgtttctctcaCAGTGATTGCCAGCCAGCATACGTATCTCCTTGGGGTCGGGATGATGAGACGGCAAAGAAGCTCTGGAGTGTGAGCTGCGAGCTCCTCGGCATCCAGTGGGACTGAGCAGCGCAGGCCGCAGGTGTGTACCTGGCTGAGCGCAGCGATGCTTCCCTGGGAAGAGCACTGCTGAGAGACCCCAAGACTAGAACGCTGATACTTCAGCTGCCCTAATCATGGCTCTATGGACACAATCTAATGTGAATTTCTGGAATACTACACTTAAGGACTGAGATCTGTAAATGACCAGTCCCCCTTCCTAGCTGGAGAATTAGAGCACTGACGCAGGGAGCAAGCTTTGCTTGGTATCTATCATCTCTCACAACAGCCAGAGGCCATTGTTCTCTGGCTTTAGAATAGAAATGGAGGTTGCAGTCTTAGGTTTAGATTATGAAGTAACAAagaattacctttttttaaagtttttttcctaatagtAAGAAGGTAGGAGTGTAAACTATTACTTAGGATCTGTGAGGTTATTTTGAGTTCCTACTATTTGACCTGGCAGAGTGAAAGTACTTTAGGATATTAGATTTTCTGGCAATTACATGCGCTTGAGCACACAGAAACAGGTGCTGGCCTTCTTGTGCCAAGCGTTAGGTATAAGTTTTTAAGGGGAatcaattatttttctctgtgttctctGTAAGAAGCTGGCCCTAGCCACTGAGGTATCTTGGCCCCCAATGCCCCTTGATTACAGAAAGCGAACTGAGGGTTGGCATATAGTTTGAGAACCCAGGTCTCAGTACAGGTGACTGGCAGGTTAAAAGCTGCAGGAGTGCTACAATTGCGGGTAGGCAAGtgatcttattaaaaaaaaaaatttaacatctCTCCCATGAAACACTAAGCAAAGATGGTGTAAAAGTTGTCACAAT
This genomic interval carries:
- the LOC104326970 gene encoding retinol dehydrogenase 12, producing MLGYWGAALGAAVSVSVLLLVAAPYVRRFVAGGRCPSAARLEGKAVVITGANTGIGKETARDLARRGARVILACRDIAKAEAAASEIRAETGNQEVIVKKLDLADTKSIREFAEKFLAEEKELHVLINNAGVMFCPYSKTADGFEMHLGVNHLGHFLLTFLLLERLKQSAPARIVNVSSLAHHGGRIRFHDLHGEKCYNGGLAYCHSKLANVLFTRELARRLQGTKVTANALHPGSVQSELVRHSFVMTWLWKMFSFFLKTPWEGAQTSIYCAVAEELESVTGQYFSDCQPAYVSPWGRDDETAKKLWSVSCELLGIQWD